Genomic window (Bacillus sp. (in: firmicutes)):
TTTAATTAACGCGCGATAAGGTTTGAAAGAACATTCCTTATACTTTTTGAGCGAATTATAATTTCGTAATTTCGATGATATATCTCATATCAACCCCTTTAAAAAAATGATGTTTCAAATTTTTGTTTTTCAAAAAAAAATAATTTTTGAAAAACGATTTTTTGAAAAAAAAGTTATATATGGATTTATGCCAAATTTTTTTTGGCACTTTCAGAAAATTCGAAGTAATTATACACTAAAACAAAATATACGTTCTCATAAAGCAGGTGAAAAACATGCAAGATGAGGAAACAACTATAGAAATGCCTGGTACTGTAACTGTCGATAAAATCGAGAAGCCAGTGAAAATCGAAAATATTGAGAATGGTTCGATAATCATTCAGAATCCAGATGACCAACCTTTAACTATAGATAATTTCAATAAACAACCATTGAAGGTTCAAGAGGTTAATAAAACGATAACTGTTTTCAAAACCGAACATGGAAAAATAAATGTAATACATGAAATGACGTTAGGTGACGTTGTTACTTCAACTCTTTTACTATTAGTACTGATTTTCTTCGTTATCGAAAGATTCATAAGGAGGTAAAAAACTGTGGATGATACAGAAATTCAAGAAATCCCTGCCTCTTTTGATGAAAATATAGACTTAACTGATGATGCTGTTGAGAAATCACAAGAAATGCTAGATGCAATTGACCAGCTTTTATCACAATATGAAATACTGGCTGGTAGTCCTAAAGATGTTTTGTTTACTTATATAGTAATAATTTTAGCTTGTATTGTTATATTTCCACTTGCGCTAATGATTGTAAATAGCATCGTTAAGGGGTTGTCAAGATGGAGATAAATACTGAAAATACTGAACAAGTTGACATTATAGATAGTGGGATAACTCACGATGTTGACTTTGATTCTTTAAATCCAATGTCTAAGCTATTAGATGAATATGAAAATATCAATATTATTGAGCCTTATATGCTACCTGATGAAGTTGGTGGTCTTGTTGCAGAGGCATTTAAAATCATTCTTGGTAATCCAGATGTGATTGTAACGCTAACAGCGTTTTCAATATTTATAGCTTTAAGTTTAACAACCATTGAAATTTACAGAAAGTTTCGTTAGGGGTGAATGACCAATGTATTTATTATCAGTTCCAGCAAATATGGGAAATGTTTTTGATTGGTCATTTTTCTGGGGAACTTTCGGATTTTTGATGGGAGTTGCGGGTCCTTTTGTTATGTTAAGTGTTGCTATTTCCGCAGTAGGTTTATTGATTTTCGTTATTGTAAGAGCTGTTAGAAATAAAAATTAGGGGGCGTTATGAATGCCCGAATTTCAGACGTTTTTTACTGGAGCAAGACTTGCAGATTTTTGGTATTACGTAAAATGGTTTTTGTTCTTAGTCGCGCCAATAGTCATGATTTTTATTGCAGCTGAAGTAGTTGGAAGAATAATAGGAGTCATCAAAAGTGCCTTTAGTAATGACAAAGACAAAGACGATGATGATTATGACGTTTATCGGTATTAACTAGCTGTTGATATCATTTTGATAGCAATAGCTAGTAATAATAAAAAAACAAAATTTTAAAATCTAGGGAGGAATTTTTCATGCCAATTTTAGGTGCAGCAATTGACTTTTCAGGAGTAACGATGCCGTTTAGTGCCAATGATTTATTGAACAGTTCAATGGGGTTAATCGGTCTTGTTGCAGCATTTGTTTTATTAGGTATTGCAATTGGATTTGCCCCACGTATTGTCAACTTTATCAAAGGTGCAATTCTTGGACGTAAGTCTGCTTAATACAGGATTGCGAACGAAAACAATTTAATTATTAGAAAAGAGGGCTAAAATTTGCTCTCTTTTTTACTATATTGACCGTGTGGTGAGTTAATTGATTAAAAAGCTGAGTTTTTTAATAACGTTGGTTGTTAGCTTAGTTTATATATTGAATCCCATGAAATCGTATGCGTGGGATTTAAGATTTACAGAATATGAGATACACAATGATAGATACAAAGTTTCACTAGATTTAACTCCAAGAACAGAAATCGCATATTTTAAAGCAAAATTAACAAAGAACGGTAACGTTATTTCAGATGATAAATATACAGTTCCTGGACAAAACTATCCTAATCTCTATATAGAGTGTAATGCAAACGTTACAGTTACTTTTCACAAGTCTAATGACACAGTAATAGCGACTTATAATTTTACTACCACGCAAATAGTAAATGAAGGGCCTAACTGTAGTCGTAATAGTGGTGAAAATCCACCACCTGGAGGAGATCCACCACCGGGAGGGGGTGGGGACGAAGTCGAAGATCCTTGCAGCGGTTATTTATCATTGATTAATCCCGAATGTCCTGATTATCAAGGTGGCGGAGGAAATCCACCACCGGATGGAGAAGACCCGCCGCCGGGTGGGGGAGATTATCCACCGCCAGACGATGGCGGAGATTTGCCACCATTATGCGATGGTTGTGCGGTATTCGAATGCCCAAAATGGGATGATTACATGGGGAAAATTGATGAAATAATTTCAGGCATTCCAACAATTGAACAGGCGATACGCAGACAAACGAGAGACATTGAAGATGCCATAATTAATCAAACGGAGACTTTTAGAAATGAAATTGTGGGAACCCCTCCAAGTTTGCCTGATGCGCCTGCTTTTCCAGACTTACCAGATACGTATGGATTTGAAAACGAATTTCCAGAATTTATTGAGAATCCTGATTTAACTGATGCTGGCTTTACATTAGATGACTTGGAAAGAGAGGCTCCTGAGATTCCGTTTAGGGACGATCCAACGGGTGGCTTTAACATCGTGAATCCGGTTGAGGCATTGCCGAAACCTCCGAAAAAATTTCCGATTCCTGGGGAAACAGACGCGGGGGAATGGGACAAAGGTAAACCGGAATCAGTGATACCAAAACCGCCAATTGTGGAGCTGCATCCATATATGCCGTATCCACCACAGCCTGATGTAGAACCAGTGGGGCCACCGACACCGGGAGGAGGGGGAGATGCACCAGTGCCTGGAAATGAGGGGCCTGATGCTTCGATGAAATATAAGACTCATCCGGAGAATCCGGATGGGGTGTAAAGGAAGTGAGAAGATGAAGAAATTAAGTGTAGTACTTGCTGCTGTACTGATGCTTGCTGTTATGCCAGTAGCAGCAAGCGCGAGTAATTATGGATTTAAGCAGGGGGATTATGTAAAGCTGAATGGGTATAGGTTTATTGTGCTGGATCCTGAGGCGGATTACATGTTTGCGGATTTTATGTTAGAAAATAGAGCCTTTGATACAAATAATAATACTAAATATAACCCAAGTAATAATAATAATATTGCAAACTATTTAAATAATACTTTTTTAAATAATTTAGGCGATTTATCAAATTACGTAAAAACTCATTCTTGGTTTATTGGTATTGAAAAAAACGAAAAATCTATAGTGGTTGACGCAAAAATCGGAATGGTTTCTTATTCTGAAGCAAATAAATATATAAGTTTGATAGGTCCATCTGTAAGAGATAAGGTTGCTATTTGGACTCTTACACCGAGGAGCGGTTTAACTTTCCCAGTTCTTTGGGTAGTAGGAATAAGTGGTGGGTTCCACGGTACTCAAGCTAACGGTACAAATGGTGTTCGTCCTACTTTTTATCTTGAAGCCGGATTATTTAAATCTGGCAAAGGTTCTTTGTCAAATCCATATGTTTTATCAACAGAACAAATAATTATTTTATCTGATATAAGAGATTTATCACTATTAAATACAACATATAAAGAAATAACCTTATCATGGAAAAATCCATCAGAGTCAAACTTTTCACATTTGAATATTTATCAAGACGGAAATTTAATAAAAGAAAACTTTACAAATGAAACATATACATTTAAAGATTTAAATCACTCACAGAAGTATAAATTTACAATAAAAGCCGTTGATGCAAAGGGAAATGAAACAGAAGGAATATCTATTGTAGTTTCAACAGACGATGTTCCACTTGTTCCAGAAGTTCAAAAACTAAATGCAACTACAAAACACGACAGAATCAACTTATCGTGGAAAAACCCTGAGAGTGAATTTTTCCATCATGTAAAAATTTACAGACGTACTGAACAAGTTCACACACCAACGGCAGTAAGTCAGTCAAGTAAGTTTGAGGAATTGTTAATTGGTAAAGTTGTTTTAGCTGCGGAAACAGGACCGGATTTTGACCCAATGTTTGAAACAAACGGCACGTTTTGGAATGACTTAACAGTTGAGCCATCTACAACATACGGTTATAAGTTAACGACCGAAAATATCGCAGGAGCTGAGTCTGAAGGTGTAATCATTCAGGCAACTACTTTAGCTGAGCCACTTCCGGAAATGGGAGGAGGAAAAATTGAGAAAGAAGAAAATGGTGACTTCAAGCTAACATGGACAAGCCCAACAAAAGGAAAGGTTAAGATTTTAGTAGATAACAAGGAATATAAAATTGTTGATGCTAGTTTGAAAGAATATGTAATTCCTGCTACTGATATGGTGTATGACTTTTTGGGCAAGCCAAAAGTGAAACTGGTTGCAATCGCTGAGGACGGAAAGGAAGGAAAGCCGTCAAATCCTCCTGTGAATAACGGAGGAGGCGGTGGATCTGTCGGTGTCAATATCCCTGACAGTTTTACCGCTAATGAACTTTTAAAAACAGTTATGGCACTAATTACATGGGTAGGACCATTTATATTATTAGCATTAGCAATTCGCTTTGCTCCTCGGATTATACGTTTTTTAAAAGGAGTACTAGCAAAGTATAAAGGGGGTAAGTATCGTCTATGAATACACAAATATTACAAGCGGTAATAGAAGTTGTATTTGGTAGTATTTTTGCATATTTGACTCCTGCTTTGTTTCTGCTAATGGTGGTGTTGTTTGGAGATAGGTTGGTTGGTTTGATTTATGATGCCGTTGTGAAACGCAGGTGGAATTGATGTTTTGGATGAGTTTAATGTTTGTTCCTGTGTTGGGGGCCGGGTTAATTAGCGACATGTTCAAACGTCTTTTTGATTTAATCTGGCAAGCTTTTGAATGGCTTGCTAGATTTATCAAGGCCGTGTTCCAAAAACTGATTGATATTTTAGTTGCTTTTTTTAGAACAATCTACATGCTAATTGAAGGGATTTTTTACTTTTTATATAAAATAGGTGTCGTTGCGGTTAAGATATTTGCAATATTTTTTGAACTTGGAAAATTAATTGTAGCTATTTTTGTTGGATTTGCAAAAACGTTAGCAAGTTTGTTTTATGTATCTAGTTCTAGTGGTGGAAATGGATACAGTGACATGCTAGGAAAGCTTGTAACGGTTGCAACGACAAATTTACAGCTTAATGTCATTGCTTATGTATTGTTGTTTTTAATTTGGTTCGTGTGGGTCATAACAGCAATGAAGTTAATTTCCTCTATTAGAGTGGGAGGAGATTGATTTGTATAAAAAAACAATTGCTTTGGTATTAATTTTATTTTTAACCGTGACTTCTTTGACAGCATCGGCGGATTTAAACTATTTTGCTGTCGGTAATGGATCAAGGGCTAGTGTTCAAGATGCAAGTGGTATAAATAAAGTTAGTTTTATAGCAAATTCTAACGATACAACAATCGACGTTTACACAAATGGAATTAAACATAGCACGGAAATCGCTTCTAGTGACAGTACTAAATCATTATCATTTTCGGGAAATAGTACTAAATCTGTAGAACTGGAGATAAAAAGCGGTGGAAACCAAACAATGGTTTGGTATACATCGGCTGAATACGGTGACGGATCAAAAGAATATTTTTCAACACCTAGTTTGCCACCGCCAAATCCTGACCCGCCACCAGTCAAAAAGAATGCATGTGGAAATCCGCGCTGGGATAATCCTATTAAAAATTGGGTTGACGATATTTTTTGTCCTGTTATCACTTTTTTGGATTTAGCAAAGAAAAAGCTTGCGGATGTAAGATTAGTAACAGCACAGGGTTTGAACATTGGACAGTATTTTAAAATATTTGGAGATTTGCCCGCGAGTTGGCAATTGGTCATTACAAGTTTACTACTAATGATCACAACGCTTGGAGGTCTGTTGATATTTAGATCAGCCATGAGAATTTATTACGCAATAAAAGAAGGAGTGAAATGGTGGTGAGGACATGGAAGATGTTTTTATGTACATGTATTTGTTCGGACTAGGGATTTCGCTTGGGATTGGAACAACAGTCTTTATCGGCTGGCAGCTCGTTAAGCGAAGTAAAAGAAAAGCGATGAAAAATAAATCTATTGTGTGAGGTGTAGTACATGTTTTTTAATCGTAAGAAAAAAGATGAAATCTTTCCTGAGACAAATGATATTCTCATAATTTTTGACGATGAGAAAAAGACTAGCGAGATTCATAGGATTAATGAATTTACGGAAGAAAGTGCTATTGTAACAGGTAAATATAATGTGCCAATTCTAGATTGTGAAATTACAAACAGCGATGAGGGCCGGAATTTCTTTTACAGGGCACCGTCGCAAATGGTGGAAGAAACGAAACGACTTGCACAATTAGAAAAATCAATTGTCTTGACTCAAATTACAAATTATAAACCTGTCGAAGATACGCAAAAAGGAGATTTAACAAAACTATTTTTAATCATCACAATCATGTTAGCATTTATTGTTTTTGGAATATCAAGTTGCTCAGGAGGAGCTTAATCATGAATAAAAACATAGACCAAAGACTATTTCCAAGTTCCGAAGTGGAACTAAATTTTAAATTTAAAAAAGAACAAATGGTCGGATATTTGCTCTTTGAGATTAAGGGAATTGTGGATTCAATGGAAGACTTTGCTAGATACGAGGACGTATTTGAACATCCAACACTTGATCGTTTAAAAAATAAAGTTAATGCAGCGGTTGAATGTTTTATAAGTGCCGGAGAAATCGATTCTAACGAAATTAACTTTGAAAAGTAAAGGGGTTGTACAGTTAAATGCAAAATTCAAACGCTGATAAACTCCAATCAGTTATAACAGATAATTTATTTCCAGAAGTGCAGCATATTTCAGATGTAAAGCAAGTACTAGAAGAAATGAAAACAAAAGCGCAGGAGCTACGATCTGAGCAAATTCGGGCGATCCTCCTGCTGAGACAAATGGGAGAAAACAAATATTTGCATGGTGATAAAAATCCGTATGACGGCATCATCAAATTTATCATGGAAGGTAAAGTTCTCGTTGCTGAACCGGGATTCTATATTGACGTAATTGAAGCGTTAATTCCAAAACCGCCTAAGCCTATTATTATGGCTGAGAAGATGGAGAAAGGGGGCAAACGGTAATGCCTTTTCACGTATTTGTACAAGGTGGTCTAGGAACTGGAAAAACATTTTTAATGACACTACTCGCACATCATTGGAGAGAACGAGTTAGACAGCAAGGTGGAGAAATAAAACTTTTTAGTAATTACGAGATGAAAGATGCTCACCAAATGGATCACTATACAGACTGGTACGAAGTGGCAAAAGCGCAAGGTAGTATTTGCTGCTGGGATGAAGCACAAATGGCCTTTGACAGTAGACAAGCATTAAAAGCAACACAAGTTTATGCCACTCAATTATTAATGTTCGTCCGGAAAATGAAAAGTGTACAGTTTTATGCAAGTCCCTCGATATTGAATGTTGATTCGCGTATTAGGCAAGTGGTCGAAGTGCTTATAAACGCAAGGAGTAATGGTAAAAAAGGAATAGCATTTGATTTTTACGACTATCAAGCGAAGCAATTCGGGGCAAACGGCAAGTACTTGCATACACAATTTATACCTCAATGGAAAGTAAATAAAATCTTTCAGCTTGAATTGTATGATTCGTATGCAATGGTGCAAGGTTTTCCACTGCCGGAAACACCTAGACAGGCTAAAGATTTTTTTGAAAAACTTGAAGAAATTCATAATCAAGCCCGTGGGAAAGTTATTTATGAAGCAAGAATGGATGAAAAAAACGAGGTGTCGGTAAT
Coding sequences:
- a CDS encoding PTS ascorbate transporter subunit IIC gives rise to the protein MYLLSVPANMGNVFDWSFFWGTFGFLMGVAGPFVMLSVAISAVGLLIFVIVRAVRNKN
- a CDS encoding fibronectin type III domain-containing protein, coding for MKKLSVVLAAVLMLAVMPVAASASNYGFKQGDYVKLNGYRFIVLDPEADYMFADFMLENRAFDTNNNTKYNPSNNNNIANYLNNTFLNNLGDLSNYVKTHSWFIGIEKNEKSIVVDAKIGMVSYSEANKYISLIGPSVRDKVAIWTLTPRSGLTFPVLWVVGISGGFHGTQANGTNGVRPTFYLEAGLFKSGKGSLSNPYVLSTEQIIILSDIRDLSLLNTTYKEITLSWKNPSESNFSHLNIYQDGNLIKENFTNETYTFKDLNHSQKYKFTIKAVDAKGNETEGISIVVSTDDVPLVPEVQKLNATTKHDRINLSWKNPESEFFHHVKIYRRTEQVHTPTAVSQSSKFEELLIGKVVLAAETGPDFDPMFETNGTFWNDLTVEPSTTYGYKLTTENIAGAESEGVIIQATTLAEPLPEMGGGKIEKEENGDFKLTWTSPTKGKVKILVDNKEYKIVDASLKEYVIPATDMVYDFLGKPKVKLVAIAEDGKEGKPSNPPVNNGGGGGSVGVNIPDSFTANELLKTVMALITWVGPFILLALAIRFAPRIIRFLKGVLAKYKGGKYRL
- a CDS encoding ATPase; translation: MPFHVFVQGGLGTGKTFLMTLLAHHWRERVRQQGGEIKLFSNYEMKDAHQMDHYTDWYEVAKAQGSICCWDEAQMAFDSRQALKATQVYATQLLMFVRKMKSVQFYASPSILNVDSRIRQVVEVLINARSNGKKGIAFDFYDYQAKQFGANGKYLHTQFIPQWKVNKIFQLELYDSYAMVQGFPLPETPRQAKDFFEKLEEIHNQARGKVIYEARMDEKNEVSVI